The Microbulbifer sp. TB1203 nucleotide sequence GGCTTTTTCCAACCAGTTGCAGGGGAGTGTCGCTCTCGCCGCAAAGCGCGTAGCCGTCCATCGCCGAGTTGTCGCAGGGGGGCAGGTCCAGCTGCGCCTGTGCCGGTTTCGCCAGCACGCGGCCGCAGGCCTGGTCCAGGGGTAGGGTTTCGGTTTCGCTCAGGGGGGCAATGGCCTCCAGCAACTGCTCGCGGGCCAGCTCAACAGAAATCAGGCCGCTCTGCCGGCAGATATCGGTGGTCATGGTGTTTTATCTTTTTGTTGCGGATGGGGGGACCTTAGCGCGCTTGGGGGGAAATGCAATACTGTTCGGGACCCGGGACCGGGTCCCGCGTAGGGTGCGCCGTGCGCACCGCAGGCTTGTCGGTGCGCACGGCGCACCCTACGGAATGGAACGCCCGGCTTTCAGGCGGCCTGCTCTGCAAGCTTGCGCAACAGCCCGGCGATTTCCGGTTTGCAGGAGCCGCAGTTGGTACCGCAGCCCAGTTCCTCGCCCAGGGATTCCACCGAGTCGACGCCGCGTTCGATGGCTTCCTGGATCTGTTGCCGGGAAACCTGCATACAGCTGCACACCATCTGCGCACCGGGGGGAATATTCTGCAGTAGCTGCGCGGGTTCCTTGGGCAGCGGTTGTTCCAGGCTGTTCTCCAGCACCTGGCGGTCCGGCAGGGTGCGCCAATCCCCACCGGTAAAGACCAGCAGGTCCACCTGCTGGCCGTAGGCCAGCCAGCGCTCCCCCTGGAGCAGTCGCAGTTGCTGCCAGTGCAGGTCGTTGCGCCCTAGCAGTTGCTCGCCCAGTGCGCGCCAGTCCGGCGCTTCGCGCAGCGCCAGCTCGTAGCGGTAGCCGCCGCTGCAGGGGACCCGGTACCAGTGTACCAGGTCCGCCTCCGGCAGCCACTGCTGAATGCGTTCGGCGCTTTCCCGGCGACACAGCAGGCTGGCGTAGCTGTGCACGGGCAACGGCTTGAGCCGCACCGAAAGCTGCTTGAACTCCGGCTGGCCCGAGTAGGGATCGGTGACTGGTTCCGCCAGCGCGCTGACTCGCGCCCGGTGTGCCAGGGTTTCGCTCCAGTGAATGGGGGCGAACAGTTCCCCGGCTTTTTGCGCCCCGGTGAGCGCCGCGCGGCCGCAGAGGATGCCCCGGGGGCTGCGCACTTCCACCAGTTGTCCGTCGTCGACATGCCACTGTTTGGCATCCCGCGGGTTGATCTGTATTTCCGGCAGTTCGCTGTGGTCCAGCAATTTTCGCGCGCGGCCGGTGCGGGTCATGGTGTGCCACTGGTCGCGCAGGCGGCCGCTGTTGAGCCACAGCGGGTATTCGGCGCTGCGTTTCTGCTCGGGGCTGCGCGGCTGCACCGGCACAAATTGCGCACGGCCGCTCGCGGTATAGAAGCGCCCGTCCGCGAACAACCGCTGGGTTCCTTCCGGATTGGCGCTGTTGACCGGCCACTGTACCGGTTGCAGCTGGTCGTATTCGCGCTGGCTGAGATTCGCCAACGCGGAAATATCGAATGCCCGGCTGCCCGGTTTTCCGGTTTGGTTCTCAAAACCGGAGAGGGCGGCGTGCTCGCGGAAAATATCCACCGGATGGGTGTAGGCGAAGGCTTCGCCGAAGCCCATCTGCGTGGCCAGGTCGCAGATTATCTGCCAGTCGTGCCGAGCCTCGCCGGGTGGTGTCAGGAAGGATCTTTGACGGGAGATGCGCCGCTCGGAATTGGTTACGGTGCCGTTTTTCTCCCCCCAGGTGGTGGCGGGCAGCAGCAGGTCGGCACAGCGGGCGGTGTCGGTGTCCGCCACGCAATCGGAGACCACCACCAACGGACATTTCTCCAGTGCGCGGGCCACGCGCCCGGCATCCGGCATACTCACCGCCGGGTTGGTAGCCATGATCCAGACGGCCTTGATCTCGCCGCTTTCGATCGCCCGGAAGAGATCCACCGCTTTCAGTCCCGGCTTGTTCGCCATGGAGCCCGAGCGCCAGAAGCGCCCCACGCGGTCGATATTTTCCGGGGTGAAATCCATATGCGCGGCGAGCATATTGGCCAGCCCGCCCACCTCGCGCCCGCCCATGGCATTGGGCTGGCCGGTGATGGAAAAGGGCCCGGCGCCGGGTTTGCCGATGCGCCCGGTGGCCAGGTGGCAGTTGATGATCGCGTTGTTCTTGTCGGTGCCGCTGCTGGACTGGTTGATGCCCTGGGAGTAGAAGCTGATCGTTTTTTCGCTGCGCGAAAAAAGCGTAAAAAAGTCCATCAACTGGTCGTGGGACAGGCCGCAGTGTTCAGCGGTTTTTTCCGGCGTCCACTCACGCGCGGCGTCCAAAGCCTGCGCAAAGTTCTCCGTGTGATTGTTTATGAATTCCCTGTCAAGGGAATTCACCTCGGACAGGTGATTCAGCAGGCCGTTGAACAGCGCCCCGTCGCTGCCGGGGGTGATCGCCAGGTGCAGGTCCGCCATCTCGCTGGTGGCGCTGGCGCGGGGGTCGATCACCACCAGCTTGGCATTTGCCGCCTGCATGCGCTGGAAGAGTATCGGGTGGGTCCAGGCGGCGTTGGAGCCCACCAGCACCACCAGTTCCGCCTCTTCCAGATCCTCGTAACAGCAGGGCACCGCGTCCGCGCCGAGCGCGCGTTTGTAGGCGGCCACCGCCGAGGACATGCACAGGCGCGAGTTGGTATCCACATTGCCGCTGCCGATAAAACCTTTCATCAGCTTGTTGGCGACGTAGTAGTCCTCGGTAAGCAACTGGCCGGACAGGTAAAAGGCCACTGAGTCGGGGCCGTGTTCGGCGATGGTGCGTTTGAACTGCCTCGCCATGAAATCCATGGCGCTGTCCCAGTCGCACTCCCTGCCGCGCAGGCGCGGGCGCAGCAGGCGGCCGTGTTCACCCAGGGTTTCCGCCAGGGCGGAACCCTTGACGCACAGGCGGCCGGCATTGGCCGGATGCTGCTCGTCGCCGGCGACCGATGCCGCCTGCTCATCGCCGCGGTTTTTCACGGTGGCTGTTACACCGCAGCCCACACCACAGTAGGGGCAGGTGGTGCAGGTTTTCTGTGCGCGAAAGCGCTCGAGTAACGCCATGTTCAGAGATCGACGGCGATGCACACGGTGTCGCCGTCAAAGGCGACTTGGTAGCTGTTCAGCTTAACGTTCTCGTCCTCGAGGCAGACGCCGTCGCTCAGGCGAAAATGCTGCTTGTACAGCGGCGAGGCAACCGTGAGCTGGCCGTCCACTTCCGCAACGAGACCGCGGGCGATAACGCCGGCTTTGGAGAAGGGATCCCAGTTGTCCAGGGCGTACAGCTCGGGCTCGCAGTCGGGAAGAAAAAAAAGGGCGATGCTTCTGTTGTTACCCAGAGAGGAATCGCCCACAAGGGCACACACACCGGAATCGGCAACCAGATCTGATCGCTTGCAGATCGGCTGCCACTGGGGGTGGGTTATGGCAACTTGGGTCATGGTTTGCTCCTGAAAAATAAGCAGCAGAAATATTTATTTGTTCTACCGGCGGAAGTCGTATCCGGCATGGCACTCCGCAATCCTGGATTCCGGCCTTCACCGGAATGACGGGGTGTTGGATGCGAAGGCCTCGATGCCGGGAACCGGTTGCGGGACTGTCGGTCGGAGGGACCCGACCGACAAGCCTCCAGGGATGGATTCACGGTGTGTCCCGCAACCGGTTCCCGGCAGCGGGGCCGCCCTTCCACCCCTTCAGTGCACCATTAGGCCGGCTCGGCAATTTTTACGATTTCCTCTTCCCGCGCCGGGCGAGGCTGGCCGCGTTCCTCCACGAAGACGATTTTCTCGTCCGCCTGGTCAGTGTTCACGAACTGGCGGAAGCGCTTGAGCATTTCCGGATCCTCGATGGCGGTCTTCCACTCGCACTGGTAGGTGCCGACGATATTGGCCATCTGCGCCTCAAGCTCCTCGCAGATTCCCAGCTTGTCATCGATGATCACCTCGCGCAGGTAGTCGAGCCCGCCCTCCAGGTTTTCCAGCCACACCGAGGTGCGCTGCAGCTTGTCGGCGGTGCGCACGTAGAACATCAGGAAGCGGTCGATGTATTTGATCAGGGTTTCGTCGTCCAGGTCGGTGGCGAAGAGATCCGCGTGGCGCGGGCGCATGCCGCCGTTGCCGCACACGAACAGGTTCCAGCCGTTCTCGGTGGCGATAACCCCCACGTCCTTGCTCTGCGCTTCGGCGCACTCGCGGGTGCAGCCGGACACCGCCATCTTGATCTTGTGCGGCGAGCGCAGGCCCTTGTAGCGGTTCTCCACTTCCAGTGCCATGCCCACACTGTCCTGCACGCCGAAGCGGCACCAGGTGCTGCCCACGCAGGATTTCACCGTGCGCAGGGATTTGCCGTAGGCGTGACCGGTCTCGAAGCCGGCGTCGATCAGTTCGCGCCAGATTTCCGGAAGCTGCTCCAGCCGCGCGCCGAACAGGTCGATGCGCTGGCCGCCGGTGATCTTGGTGTAGAGGTTGTATTTCTTCGCCACCTGGCCCAGCACGATCAGCTTGTCCGGGGTGATCTCGCCGCCGGCCACCCGCGGCACCACGGAGTAGGTGCCGTTTTTCTGCATGTTGGCCATAAAGGTGTCGTTGGTGTCCTGCAGGCCCACGTGCGGTTTTTTGTGGATATGCTCGTTCCACAGGGAGGCGAAGATCGATGCCGCCGCCGGCTTGCAGAGTTCACAACCGCGGCCGCTGCCGTGCTTTTCCAGCAATTCGGGGAAGGTTTTGATTTGCTCCACCTGGACTATGTGGAACAGCTCCTGCCGGGTAAAGGCGAAGTGGGGGCAGATATTGTTGTTCACTTCCACGCCCAGGGCCGCCAACTCCTCGTCCACCACGTTTTTCAGCAGCGCGGCGCAGCCGCCACAGCCGGTGGAGGCTTTGGTGGAATCCTTGACCTCGGCCAGGGAGCAGCAGCCTCCCTGTACCGCGTCGACGATCTGGCCCTTGCTCACATTGTGACAGGAGCAGATGGTGGCAGTGGCGGGGAGGGCGCCGGCACCGAGAGCGGGGGCGGCGCCGTCGGCGGCCGGGAGTATCAGCTGTTCCGGGTGCTCTGGCAGCTCTATATCGTTGAGGTGGTACTGGAGCAGCTGGTCGTAGTCGCCGGTGTCGCCCACCAGTACCGCGCCGAGCAGCTTTTTGCCCTCACCGTCGGTGATCATGCGCTTGTAGATGCCGCTTTGCTCGTCCACGAAAGTGATTGCCGCGGCGCCCTCGGCGCGGCCGTGGGCGTCGCCGATGGAGCCCACCTGTACGCCGAGCAGTTTCAGTTTGGTGCTCATGTCGGCGCCGGTGAAGACTTCGCTGGTCTCGCCGCACAGTTGCGCCAGCGCGCTGCGCGCCATGGTGTAGCCGGGGGCCACCAGGCCGTAGATGAAATTGTTGTACAGGGCGCACTCGCCGATGGCGAAGATATTTTCGTCGGAAGTGCGGCAGGACTCGTCGATAGAGATACCGCCGCGCTCGCCCAGTTGCAGACCGGCGGACTTGGCCAGCTTGTCCTCGGGGCGAATACCGGCGGAGAAGACGATCAGATCGGTAAACAGTTCGCGCTCTCCCTTGAACTGCATGCGCAGGCGGCCGTCCACCTCCTCGATCAGTTCGGTGGCGGTGCTGGTGTGTACGGTTACGCCCAGGTCCTCGATCTTGTTTTTCAGCAGTTCCGAACCGCCCTCGTCCAGCTGTACCGACATGAGCCCCGGGGCGAATTCCACCACGTGAGCTTCCAGCCCCAGTTCCTTCAGTGCGTTGGCCGCCTCCAGGCCGAGCAGGCCGCCGCCGACCACCACGCCGATGCTGGCGCCCTGGGAGGCATTGCGGATTGCGTCCAGGTCTTCCAGGGTGCGGTAGACGAAGCATTTCTCGTGTTCGTGTCCGGGAATCGGCGGCACGAAGGGGTAGGAGCCGGTGGCGAGCACCAGGCGGTCGTAGGGCTTAGTGACCCCGCTGGTGGAAGTGACGGTCTGGTTCTTCCGGTCGATGGACACGGCGGTGTCATTCAGCAGCAGCTCGAAGCCCCACTCCCGGTACTGTTCAACCTTGCCCAGCGCCAGGTCGTCGGCGGAGCGGCCGGCGAAATACTCCGACAGGTGCACCCGATCGTAGGCGGGCCTGGGTTCGGCGCAGAAGACGGTGACGTCGAAGAGAGCCTTTTCCGGCCGCTCGGCCAGTTGCTCGAGGAAGTGGTGGCCCACCATGCCGTTGCCGATCACGATCAGTTTTTGCTTAACCATAAGTCCTGCCATCTTGTTCTGAATTTTCGGCAGGGAAGGCGCGGTGGCGTGGCACAGGCGCTTCCTCTTCTGCCGAAGAGTCCAGGCGCCGTTGCCTCGTTAGGGGGATAAATTTTTGTGTTGGTATCGGTAGATATTCAAGGTTTGTGCCAACCGGGGTTTTATGAGGTTTTGCGGGACGCCGGGGCGATATGTCGGGCCGTTTTGCAATAAATTGGTGCGCATTAAAGTTATTTGCCCCCGAATGGTGCCCGCCACCTCCATCTGTAGGAGCGGCGGGGCGGCCATCCGCCGTTGGCCGCGATGGGACTTGCAGGCGGGCCTGCGGCCCGCAAGCCGAGCTGGGGCTCGGCGCTCCCGGCATTCAAAGCAAGTGCAGCAGGTGCGAGAGCAGCAGCAACAGCGCGACAAGCTGCCAGAACAGCAGCGGATTGCGCTCCATCAGAGGGCGGTCCTCTCCCGCGGTGAACTCCGCATTGGGGGTGTGCAGGTCGTGCACGAATTCCGACAGCGCCGGATAGCGATGGCGCGGGTCTGGAGCGCAGGCCTTTTGCAGGGCGCCGTCTATCCACTCGGGGATATCGGCGCGGTGCTGCCGGGC carries:
- the nirD gene encoding nitrite reductase small subunit NirD, which gives rise to MTQVAITHPQWQPICKRSDLVADSGVCALVGDSSLGNNRSIALFFLPDCEPELYALDNWDPFSKAGVIARGLVAEVDGQLTVASPLYKQHFRLSDGVCLEDENVKLNSYQVAFDGDTVCIAVDL
- a CDS encoding nitrate reductase; amino-acid sequence: MALLERFRAQKTCTTCPYCGVGCGVTATVKNRGDEQAASVAGDEQHPANAGRLCVKGSALAETLGEHGRLLRPRLRGRECDWDSAMDFMARQFKRTIAEHGPDSVAFYLSGQLLTEDYYVANKLMKGFIGSGNVDTNSRLCMSSAVAAYKRALGADAVPCCYEDLEEAELVVLVGSNAAWTHPILFQRMQAANAKLVVIDPRASATSEMADLHLAITPGSDGALFNGLLNHLSEVNSLDREFINNHTENFAQALDAAREWTPEKTAEHCGLSHDQLMDFFTLFSRSEKTISFYSQGINQSSSGTDKNNAIINCHLATGRIGKPGAGPFSITGQPNAMGGREVGGLANMLAAHMDFTPENIDRVGRFWRSGSMANKPGLKAVDLFRAIESGEIKAVWIMATNPAVSMPDAGRVARALEKCPLVVVSDCVADTDTARCADLLLPATTWGEKNGTVTNSERRISRQRSFLTPPGEARHDWQIICDLATQMGFGEAFAYTHPVDIFREHAALSGFENQTGKPGSRAFDISALANLSQREYDQLQPVQWPVNSANPEGTQRLFADGRFYTASGRAQFVPVQPRSPEQKRSAEYPLWLNSGRLRDQWHTMTRTGRARKLLDHSELPEIQINPRDAKQWHVDDGQLVEVRSPRGILCGRAALTGAQKAGELFAPIHWSETLAHRARVSALAEPVTDPYSGQPEFKQLSVRLKPLPVHSYASLLCRRESAERIQQWLPEADLVHWYRVPCSGGYRYELALREAPDWRALGEQLLGRNDLHWQQLRLLQGERWLAYGQQVDLLVFTGGDWRTLPDRQVLENSLEQPLPKEPAQLLQNIPPGAQMVCSCMQVSRQQIQEAIERGVDSVESLGEELGCGTNCGSCKPEIAGLLRKLAEQAA
- the nirB gene encoding nitrite reductase large subunit NirB, whose translation is MVKQKLIVIGNGMVGHHFLEQLAERPEKALFDVTVFCAEPRPAYDRVHLSEYFAGRSADDLALGKVEQYREWGFELLLNDTAVSIDRKNQTVTSTSGVTKPYDRLVLATGSYPFVPPIPGHEHEKCFVYRTLEDLDAIRNASQGASIGVVVGGGLLGLEAANALKELGLEAHVVEFAPGLMSVQLDEGGSELLKNKIEDLGVTVHTSTATELIEEVDGRLRMQFKGERELFTDLIVFSAGIRPEDKLAKSAGLQLGERGGISIDESCRTSDENIFAIGECALYNNFIYGLVAPGYTMARSALAQLCGETSEVFTGADMSTKLKLLGVQVGSIGDAHGRAEGAAAITFVDEQSGIYKRMITDGEGKKLLGAVLVGDTGDYDQLLQYHLNDIELPEHPEQLILPAADGAAPALGAGALPATATICSCHNVSKGQIVDAVQGGCCSLAEVKDSTKASTGCGGCAALLKNVVDEELAALGVEVNNNICPHFAFTRQELFHIVQVEQIKTFPELLEKHGSGRGCELCKPAAASIFASLWNEHIHKKPHVGLQDTNDTFMANMQKNGTYSVVPRVAGGEITPDKLIVLGQVAKKYNLYTKITGGQRIDLFGARLEQLPEIWRELIDAGFETGHAYGKSLRTVKSCVGSTWCRFGVQDSVGMALEVENRYKGLRSPHKIKMAVSGCTRECAEAQSKDVGVIATENGWNLFVCGNGGMRPRHADLFATDLDDETLIKYIDRFLMFYVRTADKLQRTSVWLENLEGGLDYLREVIIDDKLGICEELEAQMANIVGTYQCEWKTAIEDPEMLKRFRQFVNTDQADEKIVFVEERGQPRPAREEEIVKIAEPA